One sulfur-oxidizing endosymbiont of Gigantopelta aegis genomic region harbors:
- a CDS encoding cation:proton antiporter, with protein MIFTLFGLLIGPFGFDVLSLEADREMIKALAELMFELVLFAYAVNADLGVLKKTSGLPMRLLLIGLPLTILLGIGVAMLLFDQLSLFAMAVLATMLAPTDAALGKAVITNKTMPDEIREGLNVKKSVEPTATALCTES; from the coding sequence ATGATTTTTACTCTATTTGGTTTATTGATTGGTCCATTTGGCTTTGATGTGCTGTCCTTAGAAGCCGACCGGGAAATGATTAAAGCACTGGCTGAGCTAATGTTTGAATTAGTGTTATTTGCTTATGCAGTCAACGCTGATCTCGGTGTGTTGAAGAAAACCTCTGGCTTGCCGATGCGCTTGTTGTTGATTGGATTGCCACTGACTATTCTGCTGGGTATCGGCGTTGCTATGCTGTTATTTGATCAACTATCATTGTTTGCTATGGCAGTATTGGCAACGATGCTAGCACCCACCGATGCAGCACTTGGTAAGGCGGTGATAACCAATAAGACTATGCCCGATGAGATCCGCGAAGGCTTAAACGTAAAAAAATCAGTTGAACCTACTGCGACCGCCTTATGCACTGAATCTTAA
- a CDS encoding cation:proton antiporter, whose product MNLLRPPYALNLKDFPFTRRVTTNKAKITCKTLNFQHLSRSRYDSTDYFRLNVESGLNDGICVPVLLLFLTLALGHAGDQGAWTLGIKLVSEEIGIGLAVGLVLTYFAIRLFGIAHFRRWLTHIWIQVPVIALALSCFSIAQYLGGSGFIAAFSGGLLIGKLGHYLPRKVHDEFLLASEGTGDTLALITWVIFGSAVVGQVVENFSWLILLYSLLSLTLIYMIPVVLSLIGSPVDTEGKLFIGWFGPRGLASIVFTVIVLGSGLPESSVLATTVVYTVILSIIGHGVTANLWAKAYGKRKRLATK is encoded by the coding sequence TTGAACCTACTGCGACCGCCTTATGCACTGAATCTTAAGGATTTTCCATTCACCCGTAGGGTGACTACGAATAAAGCCAAAATAACCTGTAAAACCCTTAATTTTCAGCACCTAAGTCGCTCTCGCTACGATTCAACTGATTATTTTAGGTTAAATGTTGAAAGTGGTCTGAATGATGGAATTTGTGTACCGGTGTTACTGTTATTTTTAACTCTGGCTTTGGGACATGCAGGTGATCAAGGTGCATGGACTTTGGGGATAAAGCTGGTGAGTGAAGAAATCGGTATTGGCCTTGCCGTGGGATTGGTGTTGACTTATTTTGCCATCAGATTGTTTGGTATTGCGCATTTCCGGCGATGGTTGACACATATCTGGATTCAAGTGCCAGTGATTGCCTTGGCACTGAGCTGTTTTTCTATAGCACAGTATCTCGGTGGCAGTGGTTTTATTGCTGCATTTAGTGGTGGACTCCTCATCGGTAAGTTGGGGCATTATCTCCCCCGAAAAGTACATGATGAATTTCTTCTTGCTTCAGAGGGTACGGGTGATACCTTGGCCTTGATCACCTGGGTGATTTTTGGTTCAGCGGTGGTGGGGCAGGTAGTTGAAAATTTCAGTTGGTTGATCTTACTTTATTCGCTATTGAGTTTGACATTAATTTATATGATACCGGTGGTTTTATCGCTCATTGGCAGTCCGGTGGATACCGAAGGTAAACTGTTTATCGGCTGGTTCGGTCCACGTGGTTTAGCAAGTATCGTATTTACGGTCATCGTGTTGGGAAGTGGATTGCCAGAGAGTAGCGTATTGGCGACTACGGTAGTGTATACGGTTATTCTTAGTATCATTGGCCACGGTGTCACCGCAAATCTATGGGCCAAGGCTTATGGCAAACGTAAGCGACTGGCTACTAAGTAA
- a CDS encoding class I SAM-dependent methyltransferase, with product MSETDAFLCPLCQLKTGQPYFEDHRQYFYCPECALVFVPPTQFISAEEEKVIYELHENSAEDTGYRHFLMRMARPLLERLKPASQGLDFGSGPGPVLATLFNEAGHSVENYDLFFAHKPQLLAQQYDFITATEVVEHLHHPRQTLERLWTCLKPQGILGIMTKRVIDQDAFSRWHYKNDITHVCFFSEDSFQWLAQHWQATLVIPEKDVVLLIKQ from the coding sequence ATGTCTGAAACAGATGCTTTCTTATGTCCTCTATGTCAATTAAAAACCGGACAGCCTTACTTTGAAGATCACAGACAATATTTTTATTGCCCTGAATGTGCCTTGGTATTTGTTCCACCCACACAATTTATCAGTGCTGAAGAAGAAAAAGTCATTTATGAACTGCATGAAAATTCTGCCGAGGACACCGGTTATCGACATTTTTTGATGCGTATGGCAAGGCCACTCTTAGAGCGTTTAAAACCCGCAAGTCAGGGTTTGGATTTTGGTTCTGGTCCGGGACCTGTTTTGGCAACACTCTTTAATGAAGCCGGACATTCGGTGGAAAACTATGACCTTTTTTTCGCACATAAGCCCCAATTATTAGCGCAACAATATGATTTCATTACCGCAACAGAAGTTGTAGAACACCTACATCATCCTCGTCAGACACTTGAACGGCTCTGGACTTGTTTAAAACCTCAGGGCATATTGGGCATTATGACTAAGCGAGTGATTGATCAGGATGCCTTCTCGCGCTGGCATTACAAAAATGATATCACCCATGTTTGTTTCTTCAGCGAAGATAGCTTTCAGTGGCTGGCTCAACATTGGCAAGCCACTTTAGTTATCCCAGAAAAAGATGTGGTACTTTTGATTAAGCAATAA
- a CDS encoding thioredoxin family protein → MMTVKLFIAPGCPHCSNVLQALSELIKAGDIAQLDISNMALVPEKARELNIRSVPWVKIGPFEFTGAQTKSELSKWIQLAQSETGMQEYFNELLTTGQLKQVIQLLKKEPDLLHHLPKMIQSNEVALGAKIGIGAIFEEFQGQPSLQALIPALRELVNSSDNNIRHDACYYLGLTESPQAIPVIQSLANDKEAAIRETVEDALSIIADKMNSNHV, encoded by the coding sequence ATGATGACTGTCAAATTATTTATCGCGCCAGGCTGCCCTCACTGCTCCAATGTCTTACAAGCACTGAGTGAACTCATAAAAGCGGGGGATATTGCCCAATTAGACATCAGCAATATGGCACTGGTTCCCGAAAAAGCCCGTGAGCTTAATATTCGCTCGGTTCCTTGGGTAAAAATAGGTCCATTTGAGTTTACCGGCGCACAAACCAAGAGCGAATTAAGTAAATGGATTCAACTGGCTCAATCCGAAACCGGCATGCAAGAATATTTCAATGAATTACTGACAACTGGTCAATTAAAACAAGTGATCCAATTACTCAAAAAAGAACCGGACTTATTGCATCATTTACCCAAAATGATACAAAGCAACGAGGTTGCCCTTGGGGCAAAAATTGGTATCGGCGCTATTTTTGAAGAATTTCAGGGTCAGCCTTCACTTCAGGCTCTCATTCCGGCCTTGAGAGAACTGGTGAATTCATCAGATAATAATATTCGTCACGATGCCTGTTATTATCTGGGACTCACTGAAAGTCCGCAGGCCATTCCTGTCATTCAATCACTGGCCAATGATAAAGAAGCCGCAATCAGGGAAACCGTCGAGGATGCACTGAGTATTATTGCGGATAAAATGAATTCAAATCATGTCTGA
- a CDS encoding thioredoxin domain-containing protein → MTVIIGFLLFSRINEWKFNILSAIEIEEFVIKYFKSSIQASLACSFLLLAMAVSAEPSARQEPSANQEPSATQKQHPSTAYSAELSKKLQAAYQAKGKDYKPRTEHFNKEGAAKYTNRLILEESPYLIQHAHNPVNWYAWSKEAFEKARKENKPVFLSIGYSTCHWCHVMEKESFDNEAIAAYLNEHYIAIKVDRERRPDVDKIYMTALMIMKQSGGWPMSSILTPDGKPFYSGTYFPPDLFIQVLEQASQLWRDDEENLRAIAEKITLAVQSRQRGLEQAEHIGKERVQIAVINLMNSFDDLQGGFSAAPKFPNETYLFLLLDVAIRDQDEEVLQALISTMNHMAQGGIYDQVGGGFHRYATDNEWLVPHFEKMLYNQAHLVRNYLQLYRVTQDENYHRVVTQTLDYVLREMRDLKGGFFSASDADSEGEEGKFFVWSKTEFEAELTNSLGSELSSLATAVYGVTKDGNFSEQAAHEVTGNNILYLPESLAAFSQHKKIPLAMLYQDIDKIRDVLYKKRQSRIAPTIDHKVLTAWNGMMITAFAQAGKQLDNKNYLDAAIKAADYLWQVHHVSSNFSASKLLRVSLDGKASVTATLADYAYLIQSYLALFDATENQQWLQRSQTLMSEMLSLFWDKEEGAFYMSALIDTSLPEHEQGVELFDRPKDIYDGAIPSANAVALEGLTHLYLRTGEENYHAKAMALIASLSSKVKVTPSSFSYLLMAVNQLNFGELSDVQYGGKGHVKLEAQHQLNDQAKEGSIFVDIKLNFDEHWHINSRYPKDEDLQATSITLGEKAKGLWKITRAEYPQGEMVKLKFNDTPLSLYQNSVTIKVLLEKIAHSNRSNNKQEKNEMLSIPLKVNYQTCSDKVCLAPESNTFYVFSRDSGNLDK, encoded by the coding sequence TTGACAGTCATCATTGGTTTTTTGCTTTTTAGTCGTATAAATGAGTGGAAATTTAACATACTGTCAGCAATTGAGATAGAGGAATTTGTTATCAAATATTTTAAGTCATCCATTCAGGCATCACTCGCTTGTTCTTTTTTGTTGTTAGCAATGGCTGTCAGTGCAGAGCCATCAGCCAGACAGGAGCCGTCAGCCAATCAAGAGCCATCAGCCACACAAAAGCAACATCCAAGTACTGCTTATTCGGCTGAGTTAAGCAAAAAACTACAAGCAGCCTATCAAGCAAAGGGTAAAGACTATAAACCCCGCACAGAACATTTTAATAAAGAAGGTGCTGCAAAATATACCAACCGCTTGATCCTGGAAGAATCCCCATACTTAATTCAACATGCTCACAACCCAGTGAACTGGTATGCTTGGAGTAAAGAAGCCTTCGAAAAAGCTCGCAAAGAAAATAAGCCGGTGTTTCTGTCTATCGGTTATTCGACTTGTCACTGGTGTCATGTGATGGAAAAAGAAAGCTTTGATAATGAAGCAATTGCAGCATATCTCAATGAACATTATATTGCCATTAAAGTGGATCGTGAACGTCGCCCTGATGTGGATAAAATCTATATGACAGCGCTCATGATCATGAAACAAAGTGGTGGCTGGCCAATGTCATCTATCTTAACCCCTGATGGCAAGCCGTTTTATTCCGGCACTTATTTTCCTCCCGACTTGTTTATTCAAGTTTTAGAACAAGCGAGTCAATTGTGGCGTGATGACGAAGAGAACCTCAGAGCCATCGCAGAAAAAATAACGCTTGCTGTACAAAGTCGCCAGCGTGGTTTAGAGCAAGCTGAACATATTGGCAAAGAGCGAGTGCAAATTGCCGTGATCAATCTCATGAATAGCTTTGATGACTTGCAAGGTGGTTTTTCAGCAGCGCCTAAATTTCCCAATGAAACCTATCTGTTTTTATTGCTAGATGTGGCCATCAGAGATCAAGATGAAGAAGTCTTACAGGCATTAATATCAACCATGAACCACATGGCTCAGGGTGGTATTTATGATCAAGTTGGGGGTGGTTTTCATCGTTATGCAACAGACAATGAATGGCTGGTGCCCCATTTTGAAAAAATGCTCTACAACCAGGCGCACCTGGTCAGGAATTATCTGCAACTTTATCGTGTTACTCAGGATGAAAATTATCATCGAGTAGTGACACAAACATTAGATTACGTCTTGCGTGAAATGCGCGACCTTAAAGGTGGCTTCTTTTCTGCCAGTGATGCGGATAGTGAGGGGGAAGAAGGCAAGTTTTTTGTTTGGAGCAAGACTGAATTTGAAGCTGAGTTAACAAACTCATTAGGGTCTGAACTATCCAGTTTAGCGACGGCTGTTTATGGTGTGACTAAGGACGGTAATTTTAGTGAACAAGCTGCCCATGAAGTCACAGGTAATAATATTTTATATTTACCCGAATCACTGGCTGCTTTTTCGCAACATAAAAAAATACCATTAGCGATGTTATATCAAGATATCGATAAAATTCGTGATGTTTTGTATAAGAAGCGTCAGAGCAGAATTGCTCCCACTATTGATCATAAAGTGCTTACCGCATGGAATGGTATGATGATTACAGCCTTCGCACAAGCGGGCAAGCAATTAGATAATAAAAACTATCTTGATGCAGCAATAAAGGCAGCAGACTACCTCTGGCAAGTACATCATGTGTCAAGCAATTTTTCTGCTTCTAAACTGCTACGCGTCAGCCTTGATGGTAAAGCATCAGTCACTGCAACATTAGCCGATTATGCTTATCTTATTCAAAGCTATCTAGCCTTATTTGATGCCACTGAAAACCAGCAATGGTTACAACGCAGTCAGACCCTAATGAGTGAAATGCTAAGTTTGTTCTGGGACAAAGAAGAGGGTGCTTTTTATATGAGTGCTTTGATTGATACCAGCCTCCCCGAACATGAGCAAGGAGTCGAATTATTTGATCGACCTAAGGATATTTATGATGGCGCTATTCCTTCGGCCAATGCAGTCGCTTTGGAAGGTCTCACGCATTTATATTTGAGAACCGGAGAAGAAAATTATCATGCCAAGGCCATGGCTTTGATTGCTTCTTTGTCATCAAAGGTTAAAGTCACACCCTCATCGTTTTCCTATTTGCTGATGGCTGTGAATCAGTTGAATTTTGGTGAGTTGTCAGATGTTCAATACGGGGGAAAAGGTCATGTCAAACTTGAAGCTCAACATCAATTAAACGACCAAGCCAAAGAGGGAAGTATCTTCGTTGATATAAAACTTAATTTTGATGAACATTGGCATATCAATAGCCGTTATCCCAAGGATGAAGACTTGCAAGCAACATCCATTACTTTGGGCGAGAAGGCAAAAGGTTTATGGAAAATTACTCGCGCAGAATATCCTCAAGGTGAAATGGTGAAATTGAAGTTTAATGATACGCCATTGTCGCTTTATCAAAACTCAGTGACGATTAAGGTGTTATTGGAGAAAATTGCTCACTCTAATCGCTCTAATAACAAGCAGGAAAAAAACGAAATGCTGTCTATTCCATTGAAAGTTAATTATCAGACTTGTAGTGATAAGGTATGCTTGGCACCTGAGAGTAATACTTTTTATGTTTTTTCGAGGGACTCCGGGAATTTGGATAAATAG
- a CDS encoding OmpA family protein: MEKALWTSVAKKNYECSLSQIIPFYGEGKFIHKSGHKVRFELFSDKPVMDDNIKIIVQSEPPPWRHDDKVFEIGQYVFERGHNPLIVASPEGSRMIQQVENGMSPVVIYRDMADGRDIIAVMLSPINFRKALVEYRDCEKTLMDFDLEEIKNLRLYFATNKDILTPRSKRDLRNIPRYLKLDPSIKQIKVDAHADSRGRRRFNDKLSERRSEAVVKYLLSIGIKKDLIYAVSFGERKPSHTNKTAKGRSKNRRANVQLLTTAPPTEEEQKAIIEARKAERRRQLTERSVFSGAKSAENKKSGKKTQDKNSANINGAAPSSETKNGAPSNSSSAANDYVDDEPPAPNFINFDHLVDKNNQKVNSQ, from the coding sequence ATGGAAAAAGCACTTTGGACTAGCGTAGCTAAGAAAAACTATGAGTGTAGTTTGTCACAAATCATTCCTTTTTATGGTGAAGGAAAATTTATTCATAAGTCGGGTCATAAAGTAAGGTTTGAACTCTTCAGTGATAAACCGGTTATGGATGACAATATAAAGATCATTGTGCAATCTGAGCCTCCTCCCTGGCGTCATGACGATAAGGTGTTTGAAATTGGGCAATATGTCTTTGAGCGTGGTCATAATCCTTTGATTGTGGCTTCACCTGAAGGCTCAAGAATGATCCAACAGGTAGAAAATGGTATGTCGCCAGTGGTCATTTATCGTGATATGGCCGATGGACGTGACATTATTGCGGTTATGTTGTCACCGATTAATTTTCGTAAGGCATTGGTAGAATATCGAGATTGTGAAAAGACCTTAATGGATTTTGATTTGGAAGAAATTAAAAATCTTAGACTCTATTTTGCGACCAATAAAGATATTTTAACGCCTCGTTCAAAGCGAGATTTAAGAAATATTCCACGTTATTTAAAACTAGATCCCAGTATTAAACAAATCAAAGTCGATGCTCATGCCGATTCTCGTGGTCGTCGTCGTTTTAATGACAAGCTATCAGAAAGACGTTCTGAGGCTGTGGTGAAGTATTTATTATCCATCGGCATCAAAAAAGACCTGATTTATGCGGTTAGTTTTGGTGAACGTAAGCCGTCACATACGAATAAAACAGCCAAGGGACGCTCTAAGAATCGTCGTGCCAATGTGCAATTATTGACTACAGCGCCGCCAACAGAAGAAGAACAAAAGGCAATTATAGAAGCCAGAAAAGCTGAACGTCGTCGTCAATTGACAGAACGTTCTGTCTTTAGTGGCGCTAAATCTGCTGAGAATAAAAAGTCAGGTAAAAAGACCCAGGACAAAAACTCTGCCAATATAAATGGCGCAGCACCGTCTTCTGAAACAAAGAACGGTGCGCCTAGCAACTCATCTTCTGCAGCGAATGATTATGTCGATGACGAGCCACCCGCCCCTAATTTCATCAATTTTGACCATTTGGTTGATAAAAACAACCAAAAAGTTAATTCTCAGTAG
- a CDS encoding argininosuccinate synthase yields the protein MSDVKKVVLAYSGGLDTSIIVKWLQDEYQCEVVTFTADVGQGEEVEPARAKAKVAGIKEIYIEDLREEFARDFVFPMFRANTIYEGEYLLGTSIARPLIAKRLVEIANETGADAISHGATGKGNDQVRFELGAYALKPDVHVIAPWREWDLNSRDKLMDYAEEHGIAIEKKRGKKSPYSMDANLLHISYEGDILEDPANEPEDSMWLWTVSPEKAPDEPTYLDFDFVKGDIVAINGEKMSPATVMEYLNKVGGENGVGRTDIVENRYVGMKARGCYETPAGTIMLKAHRAMESITLDREAAHLKDEMMPKYATLIYNGYWWSPEREMLQALIDASQTVVNGQVRAKLYKGNVIIVGRSSETDSLYDGDIATFEDDEGAYNQQDAEGFIKLNALRLRIAAKRKKQ from the coding sequence ATGTCTGACGTGAAAAAGGTGGTTTTAGCCTATTCCGGTGGTCTTGATACTTCAATTATTGTCAAATGGCTGCAAGATGAATATCAATGTGAAGTAGTCACTTTTACGGCGGATGTCGGTCAGGGTGAAGAAGTTGAGCCAGCACGTGCCAAAGCAAAGGTGGCGGGTATCAAGGAAATTTATATTGAAGATTTACGCGAAGAATTTGCGCGTGACTTCGTATTTCCTATGTTCCGTGCCAATACCATCTATGAAGGTGAATACCTGCTAGGGACTTCGATTGCGCGTCCTTTGATTGCCAAACGCCTGGTTGAAATTGCCAATGAAACCGGCGCTGATGCCATTTCTCATGGTGCAACGGGCAAGGGTAATGATCAGGTGCGTTTCGAACTGGGTGCTTATGCCCTGAAACCGGATGTACACGTCATTGCTCCTTGGCGTGAATGGGATCTTAACTCTCGCGATAAACTCATGGACTATGCCGAAGAGCATGGTATTGCCATTGAGAAAAAACGAGGCAAAAAATCGCCGTATTCTATGGACGCTAACTTATTACATATTTCCTATGAAGGTGATATTTTAGAAGATCCAGCGAATGAGCCAGAAGACTCTATGTGGTTATGGACTGTTTCACCTGAAAAAGCACCGGATGAACCAACCTATCTGGATTTTGATTTTGTTAAGGGTGATATTGTGGCCATTAATGGTGAAAAAATGTCACCGGCTACCGTGATGGAATATTTGAATAAAGTCGGTGGTGAAAATGGTGTTGGCCGTACCGATATAGTGGAAAACCGCTATGTGGGCATGAAAGCGCGTGGTTGTTATGAAACGCCAGCGGGTACAATTATGCTCAAGGCACATCGAGCAATGGAGTCCATTACTCTGGATCGTGAAGCAGCGCATTTAAAAGATGAAATGATGCCTAAATACGCCACTCTTATTTACAATGGTTATTGGTGGTCACCTGAACGTGAAATGTTGCAAGCCCTGATTGATGCCTCACAGACGGTGGTTAATGGTCAGGTACGTGCTAAATTGTATAAGGGGAACGTGATTATCGTGGGACGTAGCTCTGAAACGGATAGTCTGTACGATGGTGATATTGCCACCTTTGAAGATGATGAAGGGGCTTATAACCAACAGGATGCAGAAGGTTTTATTAAATTGAATGCATTAAGATTACGAATTGCTGCGAAACGAAAAAAACAGTAA
- a CDS encoding c-type cytochrome yields MKREPILKKYTLISLLIFLSGCTDKNQIVDDRWYTYAQIDKGADIFKNNCASCHGDNAQGTTPDNPAPALNGTAHAWHHPLKMLRQSVRNGSIPLGGTMPPFKDKLNADEIDASIAFFQSQWKDEIYEAWIKRGALK; encoded by the coding sequence TTGAAACGAGAACCCATTTTGAAGAAATATACATTAATTTCACTGTTAATATTTCTATCCGGCTGTACCGATAAAAATCAAATAGTAGACGATCGCTGGTATACATACGCTCAAATAGATAAGGGTGCTGATATTTTTAAAAATAATTGTGCCTCCTGTCATGGCGATAATGCACAGGGTACTACTCCTGACAACCCAGCACCCGCATTAAACGGCACTGCTCATGCTTGGCATCATCCTTTGAAAATGCTACGACAATCTGTCCGTAATGGCAGTATTCCCTTAGGAGGGACTATGCCGCCATTCAAAGATAAACTCAATGCCGATGAAATAGATGCGTCTATTGCTTTTTTTCAAAGCCAATGGAAGGATGAAATATATGAAGCATGGATAAAAAGAGGCGCTTTAAAATAA
- a CDS encoding DUF1841 family protein: MLFGQDRNQLRKVYFQSWDKFKKKLPLEPMESLIASLIGQHPEYHAFFDNIELNQERDFTPEMGQTNPFLHLGMHISIQEQLGTQRPAEITSLYQSLCKKTGDAHEAEHQMMECLGAMLWAAQSNNQQPDETTYLECIKKLL; encoded by the coding sequence ATGCTCTTTGGCCAGGATAGAAATCAGCTACGCAAGGTTTACTTTCAAAGTTGGGATAAATTTAAAAAAAAATTACCCCTGGAACCCATGGAATCCTTAATTGCCAGTTTAATTGGTCAACATCCTGAATACCATGCTTTTTTTGATAATATCGAACTCAATCAAGAGCGAGATTTTACGCCTGAAATGGGTCAAACGAACCCTTTTTTACATTTGGGGATGCATATTTCTATTCAGGAGCAGCTCGGCACCCAGCGCCCGGCAGAAATCACCAGCCTGTATCAATCACTATGCAAGAAAACCGGCGATGCTCATGAAGCCGAACATCAAATGATGGAGTGTTTAGGCGCAATGCTATGGGCCGCACAAAGTAATAATCAGCAACCAGATGAAACTACCTATTTGGAATGCATTAAAAAGCTGTTATAA
- a CDS encoding inorganic phosphate transporter: MDLKNINDVDDATKGSRRELFRIGTALLFIVGIMLYTLSQNSVDGSPSTLLIIAAMIGGYMAMNIGANDVANNVGPAVGSKALTLTGAILIAVIFEASGALIAGGDVVSTIKKGIIDPTGVLTSDSFVWMMMAALLAGAIWLNIATALGAPVSTTHSIVGGVLGAGIAAGGMGIANWDKMGAIAASWVISPVLGGLIAAFFLYMIKHFITYRTDMLTSAKRVVPIFVAIMAWAFSTYLIVKGLKKIWKVEFLSAVLIALVIAVVIYLIVRPLLAKAADKLTNDKESVNALFTIPLIFSAALLSFAHGANDVANAVGPLAAINEVISTGAVVAKAAIPLWVMLIGAIGIAVGLALYGPKLIKTVGSEITELNKMRAFCVAMAASITVIIASQLGLPVSSTHIAVGGIFGVGFLREYLKASYAQMVIEIKHHHESDNPEEIELFLMEFKAAPLKKKRLMLDELKMKSAKANLSKKERKQLKQVYKTELVKRSHLYRIAAAWVITVPVSGLMAALLFYMNRGMMMP; encoded by the coding sequence ATGGACTTAAAAAATATCAATGATGTCGACGATGCAACCAAAGGCTCTCGTCGTGAACTTTTTCGTATTGGCACAGCGTTATTATTTATTGTCGGTATTATGCTTTACACCTTATCACAAAATAGTGTGGATGGTAGTCCCAGCACCTTATTGATTATCGCCGCTATGATTGGCGGTTATATGGCCATGAATATTGGTGCCAACGATGTTGCCAACAATGTCGGGCCAGCAGTGGGTTCCAAAGCACTTACCTTGACAGGGGCTATTCTTATTGCCGTAATCTTTGAAGCCTCGGGGGCATTAATTGCCGGCGGTGATGTCGTTAGTACCATTAAAAAAGGTATTATTGATCCGACTGGGGTGCTCACTAGTGATTCCTTTGTATGGATGATGATGGCGGCCTTGTTGGCCGGTGCTATTTGGTTAAATATTGCCACTGCATTAGGCGCACCGGTATCAACCACACATTCAATTGTCGGTGGTGTACTGGGTGCAGGCATTGCAGCAGGCGGAATGGGTATTGCCAATTGGGATAAAATGGGTGCGATTGCCGCCAGTTGGGTTATTTCTCCTGTGTTAGGAGGGCTGATAGCAGCCTTTTTCCTCTATATGATTAAACACTTTATTACCTATCGAACGGATATGCTGACTTCAGCTAAAAGAGTGGTGCCGATATTTGTGGCCATTATGGCCTGGGCTTTCTCAACGTATTTAATTGTTAAAGGCTTAAAGAAAATTTGGAAAGTTGAATTTCTGTCTGCAGTGCTGATTGCACTGGTGATTGCCGTGGTAATTTATTTAATCGTCAGACCATTACTGGCTAAAGCGGCTGATAAATTAACTAATGATAAAGAAAGTGTCAATGCTTTATTTACCATACCGCTTATTTTTTCAGCGGCCTTATTAAGTTTTGCTCATGGTGCTAATGATGTGGCAAATGCTGTAGGCCCGCTTGCGGCAATTAATGAAGTCATCAGCACGGGTGCCGTGGTCGCAAAAGCCGCTATTCCGCTATGGGTGATGTTGATTGGTGCCATTGGTATTGCTGTCGGTTTGGCTTTATATGGTCCCAAGCTGATTAAGACCGTGGGTAGTGAAATTACCGAACTGAATAAAATGCGCGCGTTTTGTGTTGCGATGGCCGCCTCTATTACGGTGATCATTGCATCACAATTGGGCTTGCCAGTGAGCTCCACACATATTGCGGTGGGTGGTATTTTTGGTGTGGGCTTTTTAAGAGAATACCTGAAAGCTTCTTATGCACAAATGGTTATCGAAATTAAACACCACCACGAAAGTGATAATCCGGAAGAAATTGAACTATTCTTAATGGAGTTTAAGGCTGCACCGTTGAAGAAAAAGCGCCTGATGCTAGATGAACTGAAAATGAAATCAGCCAAAGCCAATTTAAGTAAAAAAGAGCGCAAGCAACTTAAACAAGTCTATAAAACAGAACTCGTAAAACGCTCACATCTCTACAGAATTGCTGCTGCCTGGGTTATTACAGTACCCGTATCAGGTCTCATGGCGGCGCTATTGTTTTATATGAACCGTGGCATGATGATGCCTTAA